The following proteins come from a genomic window of Solwaraspora sp. WMMA2065:
- the hutH gene encoding histidine ammonia-lyase, which produces MSTVMIGPDGMTAAQVRAVARDGARVELSPGAVAAMTRSRDIVESIERDGRPVYGVSTGFGALASSFVAPDRRSELQHALIRSHAAGIGAPMPDEVVRAMLVLRVRSLALGRSGVRPLLAQALLDLLNHRITPWVPEHGSLGASGDLAPLAHCALVLMGEGWVRDPDTGDRVDGAVALRRAGLAPVELAAKEGLALINGTDGMLGMLLLAVEDAGHLFTMADVTAALAIEAMLGSDRPFQADLHTIRPHPGQGVSAGNIHRLLQGSAVMDSHRDDLMHAVQDAYSMRCAPQVAGAARDTLTFAGTVAGRELRSVVDNPVVLPDGRVESTGNFHGAPLGFAADFLAIAAAEVGSISERRVDRLLDVNRSRGLPAFLSPDAGVNSGLMIAQYTAAGIVAENRRLAAPASVDSVPTSGMQEDHVSMGWAATRKLRTVLDNLTSLLAVELLAAVRGLQLRAPLRPSPAGQAAVKLVGALAGQPGPDIFLAPALEATRAVVAGTELRAEIEARIGPLR; this is translated from the coding sequence ATGTCTACTGTGATGATCGGACCTGACGGGATGACCGCAGCCCAGGTGCGGGCGGTGGCCCGGGACGGGGCGCGGGTCGAGCTGAGCCCCGGCGCGGTCGCGGCGATGACCCGCAGCCGGGACATCGTCGAGTCGATCGAACGCGACGGCCGCCCGGTGTACGGCGTCTCCACCGGGTTCGGCGCGCTGGCCAGTAGTTTCGTCGCGCCGGACCGGCGTTCGGAGCTGCAGCACGCGCTGATCCGCTCGCACGCGGCCGGGATCGGCGCGCCGATGCCCGACGAGGTGGTCCGGGCCATGCTGGTGCTGCGGGTACGGTCGCTGGCGCTGGGCCGTTCCGGGGTACGGCCGCTGCTGGCGCAGGCGCTGCTGGACCTGCTCAACCATCGGATCACCCCGTGGGTGCCGGAGCACGGGTCGCTCGGTGCCTCCGGGGACCTGGCACCGTTGGCGCACTGCGCCCTGGTGCTGATGGGTGAGGGCTGGGTGCGGGATCCGGACACCGGAGACCGGGTCGACGGCGCGGTGGCGTTGCGTCGGGCCGGGCTGGCCCCGGTGGAGCTGGCCGCCAAGGAGGGTCTGGCGCTGATCAACGGCACCGACGGCATGCTCGGCATGCTGCTGCTGGCGGTCGAGGACGCCGGGCACCTGTTCACCATGGCGGATGTGACGGCCGCGTTGGCGATCGAGGCGATGCTCGGCTCGGACCGGCCGTTCCAGGCCGACCTGCACACCATCCGGCCGCATCCCGGTCAGGGCGTGTCGGCCGGCAACATCCACCGGCTGTTGCAAGGCTCGGCGGTGATGGACTCGCACCGCGACGACCTGATGCACGCGGTGCAGGACGCCTACTCGATGCGGTGCGCGCCGCAGGTCGCCGGCGCGGCCCGGGACACGCTGACGTTCGCCGGCACGGTCGCCGGCCGGGAGCTGCGGTCGGTGGTGGACAACCCGGTGGTGCTGCCGGACGGGCGGGTCGAGTCGACCGGCAACTTCCACGGCGCGCCACTCGGCTTCGCCGCCGACTTCCTGGCCATCGCGGCCGCCGAGGTCGGGTCGATCAGCGAACGCCGGGTGGACCGGCTGCTGGACGTCAACCGGTCCCGTGGCCTGCCGGCGTTCCTGTCCCCGGACGCCGGGGTCAACTCCGGGCTGATGATCGCCCAGTACACCGCCGCCGGCATCGTCGCGGAGAACCGCCGGCTGGCCGCACCGGCCTCGGTGGACTCGGTGCCCACCTCCGGAATGCAGGAGGATCACGTGTCGATGGGCTGGGCGGCGACCCGCAAGCTGCGTACCGTGCTGGACAACCTGACCAGCCTGCTGGCGGTGGAGCTGCTGGCGGCGGTACGCGGTCTGCAGCTGCGCGCCCCGTTACGGCCGTCGCCGGCCGGCCAGGCGGCGGTGAAGCTGGTCGGCGCATTGGCCGGTCAGCCGGGGCCGGACATCTTCCTGGCCCCGGCTTTGGAGGCGACGCGCGCGGTGGTGGCCGGCACCGAACTGCGGGCGGAGATCGAGGCCCGGATCGGCCCGCTGCGCTGA
- a CDS encoding FAD-dependent oxidoreductase encodes MARTDLDALVIGAGVSGLTTAICLAEAGLRVKIWAAEPPEQTTSYAAGAMWGPYLVEPVDRVRVWSAQTLEVLKQLATDPATGVRLVSGIEASRKPVEPPEWGNQLDGFRMCKPSELPDGFATGWRYTVPLVDMPVYLGYLRQRLEAAGGEIALRRIGSLDEAVQVAPLIVNCSGVSARDLVPDPELTSIRGQLVVVENPGITEFFSEDTVLSPDLLHFYPQGEALILGGTAQPGDWSREPDPDTAAAIIARCADVEPRLRNAQVIEHRVGLRPTRPYVRVEEQQLYETRVIHNYGHGGAGVTVSWGCAFEIARQI; translated from the coding sequence ATGGCCCGCACCGATCTCGACGCCCTGGTCATCGGCGCCGGCGTCTCCGGCCTCACCACCGCCATCTGCCTCGCCGAAGCCGGCCTACGGGTCAAGATCTGGGCCGCCGAGCCACCCGAGCAGACCACCTCGTACGCCGCCGGGGCAATGTGGGGCCCGTACCTCGTCGAACCCGTCGACCGGGTCCGCGTCTGGAGCGCCCAGACACTGGAGGTCTTGAAGCAGCTCGCCACCGACCCGGCGACCGGGGTACGGCTCGTCTCCGGCATCGAGGCATCCCGCAAGCCCGTCGAACCGCCGGAGTGGGGCAACCAACTCGACGGGTTCCGGATGTGCAAGCCGAGCGAGCTACCGGACGGATTCGCCACCGGCTGGCGGTACACCGTCCCGTTGGTCGACATGCCGGTCTACCTCGGCTACCTGCGACAGCGGCTGGAGGCAGCGGGTGGGGAGATCGCCCTCCGCCGGATCGGCTCCCTCGACGAGGCCGTTCAGGTCGCTCCGCTGATCGTCAACTGTTCCGGAGTGAGCGCCCGTGACCTCGTGCCGGACCCAGAACTCACCTCGATCCGAGGCCAACTCGTCGTCGTCGAGAACCCCGGCATCACCGAGTTTTTCTCTGAAGACACCGTGCTCTCACCGGACCTGCTGCACTTCTACCCGCAGGGCGAGGCTCTCATCCTCGGCGGCACCGCTCAACCTGGCGACTGGAGCCGAGAACCAGATCCAGACACAGCAGCCGCGATCATCGCCCGCTGCGCCGATGTCGAACCACGCCTCCGCAACGCCCAGGTCATCGAGCACCGAGTTGGCCTTCGACCCACCCGGCCGTACGTCCGTGTTGAGGAGCAACAGCTCTACGAGACCCGCGTAATCCACAACTACGGCCACGGCGGAGCCGGCGTGACCGTCTCCTGGGGCTGCGCCTTCGAGATCGCACGTCAGATCTGA
- a CDS encoding allantoate amidohydrolase, producing MTGPAPVSTADPLVERFRAMWAQLAGIGRDPGTGGYLRYAWSAAELTCREWFTAEARRRGLAVRPDGNGNLWADWIPSGVDPTSPAVVTGSHFDSVPHGGGYDGPLGIVSALLAVDELRERGFTPARPVTVAAFVEEEGGRFGLACLGSRLLTGGVSAQYALALTDSDGVTVAEAMQAAGADPAAAGPDPDRLARVGVFVELHVEQGRALVDLGAPVGVASMIWPHGRWRLEFTGAGDHAGTTRMVDRRDPMLTCAHTVLAADAQARRLGAHATIGRVAVRPNATNAIPAQVHAWLDARAADDTALTTLVEAVGAEAAARAQADGTSVAVVRESDSPPVAFDPDLTDRIATAVGAQLTGAVPVLPTAAGHDAGVLAGHVPTAMIFVRNPTGVSHAPTEHATDHDCATGVRALAAALADLAGK from the coding sequence ATGACCGGCCCGGCCCCGGTGAGCACCGCTGACCCGCTGGTCGAACGGTTCCGGGCGATGTGGGCGCAGCTGGCCGGCATCGGCCGTGATCCGGGTACCGGCGGATACCTGCGCTACGCCTGGTCGGCGGCGGAGCTGACCTGCCGGGAGTGGTTCACCGCCGAAGCCCGCCGACGCGGGCTGGCGGTGCGCCCCGACGGCAACGGCAATCTGTGGGCCGACTGGATACCGTCCGGGGTCGACCCGACCAGCCCGGCGGTGGTCACCGGCAGCCACTTCGACTCGGTGCCGCACGGCGGCGGCTACGACGGACCGCTGGGCATCGTGTCGGCGCTGCTCGCCGTCGACGAACTGCGGGAGCGTGGCTTCACCCCGGCCCGGCCGGTGACCGTCGCCGCGTTCGTCGAGGAGGAGGGCGGCCGGTTCGGCCTGGCCTGCCTCGGATCGCGGCTGCTCACCGGCGGCGTGTCGGCGCAGTACGCGCTGGCGCTGACCGACTCCGACGGGGTGACGGTGGCCGAGGCGATGCAGGCGGCCGGTGCCGACCCGGCGGCGGCCGGGCCGGACCCGGACCGGTTGGCCCGGGTCGGGGTCTTCGTCGAGTTGCACGTCGAGCAGGGCCGGGCGTTGGTCGACCTCGGTGCCCCGGTCGGGGTGGCCAGCATGATCTGGCCGCACGGCCGGTGGCGACTGGAGTTCACCGGTGCCGGCGACCACGCCGGCACCACCCGGATGGTCGACCGCCGGGACCCGATGCTGACCTGCGCGCACACCGTACTCGCCGCCGACGCGCAGGCCCGCCGGCTGGGCGCGCACGCCACCATCGGCCGGGTCGCGGTGCGACCCAACGCCACCAACGCGATCCCAGCCCAGGTGCACGCCTGGCTGGACGCGCGGGCCGCCGACGACACCGCCCTGACCACACTGGTCGAGGCGGTCGGGGCCGAGGCGGCGGCCCGGGCGCAGGCGGACGGTACGTCGGTGGCGGTGGTCCGCGAGTCGGACAGCCCGCCGGTCGCCTTCGACCCGGACCTGACCGACCGGATCGCCACGGCGGTGGGTGCGCAGCTGACCGGCGCGGTGCCGGTGCTGCCGACCGCCGCCGGGCACGACGCCGGCGTCCTGGCCGGACACGTGCCGACGGCGATGATCTTCGTACGGAATCCGACCGGGGTGTCGCACGCCCCGACCGAGCACGCCACCGACCACGACTGCGCCACCGGGGTGCGGGCCCTCGCCGCCGCGCTGGCCGACCTGGCTGGCAAATGA
- a CDS encoding carph-isopro domain-containing protein produces the protein MGSPPDRTNQALAAHMAEAGLTPRTLAREINRRFGPGTLAETAPYHWRDAGGVPRPPLPALTAYVISRRLGRIVTAGDLWHGQPAATDGTLVMAASTGMNGSWNLASTMLVAEDWLLGGLVDRRMFLAVSGAALAQAVNIYLDVHLPAGGTTLPTATPDDPLVEQIEASVPRLQLLDDERGGAAGLGYVGAQVRAVLLVLRDGGHTDATSRRLLVALADLAQLAGWKAFDAGQQGLAQRYYFTGLRAAHDAGYRSMEAHILADLSFQAASLGDTDDGLRLGNAARRISDRSAATVQASVLSRLAYAHAAAGRVDQCERTWAESHDQLAKRHPNRDPEWMYYLTPNHLDCQAGYAMILAGRQVVADGRGTDGRALLRKGETLLRTGAYARRPDVPYQRRALYEGAWLALGYTAHGKLDDACAVTRMAIPRLEQVRSPRSTALLSTLAQELRRRKRNHSVADLLPDLENALARQPA, from the coding sequence ATGGGATCGCCACCCGACCGCACCAACCAAGCCCTCGCCGCGCACATGGCCGAAGCCGGTCTCACCCCGCGCACTCTCGCTCGGGAGATCAACCGGCGCTTCGGACCCGGCACACTCGCCGAAACCGCGCCCTACCACTGGCGCGACGCCGGCGGCGTCCCACGCCCGCCGCTACCGGCGTTGACCGCCTACGTCATCTCCCGCCGCCTCGGCCGCATCGTGACCGCAGGGGACCTTTGGCACGGGCAGCCCGCCGCCACAGATGGCACGCTGGTGATGGCGGCCAGCACCGGCATGAACGGATCGTGGAACCTCGCGAGCACCATGCTGGTCGCAGAAGACTGGCTGTTGGGAGGGCTCGTGGACAGGCGAATGTTCCTCGCGGTCTCCGGGGCCGCCCTTGCCCAGGCAGTGAACATCTACCTCGACGTACACCTCCCGGCCGGCGGGACCACACTCCCGACCGCGACACCGGACGATCCACTCGTCGAACAGATCGAAGCCAGCGTGCCGCGCCTGCAACTACTCGACGACGAACGCGGCGGCGCGGCCGGCCTCGGCTACGTCGGTGCCCAGGTCCGCGCGGTTCTGCTCGTACTCCGCGACGGTGGCCACACCGACGCCACGAGCCGCCGACTCCTAGTCGCCCTCGCCGACCTCGCCCAACTCGCCGGCTGGAAGGCGTTCGACGCCGGACAGCAAGGGCTTGCCCAGCGGTACTACTTCACCGGCCTGCGCGCCGCGCACGACGCCGGATACCGATCCATGGAAGCGCACATCCTCGCCGACCTGTCATTCCAAGCCGCCTCACTCGGCGACACCGACGACGGCCTACGCCTCGGCAATGCCGCCCGCCGGATCTCCGACCGATCCGCCGCGACCGTCCAGGCGTCCGTGCTGTCCCGCCTCGCGTACGCCCACGCCGCCGCCGGACGCGTCGACCAGTGCGAACGCACCTGGGCCGAGTCCCACGACCAGCTCGCGAAACGGCATCCCAACCGCGACCCGGAGTGGATGTACTACCTCACCCCGAACCACCTCGACTGCCAGGCCGGCTACGCCATGATCCTCGCCGGACGACAAGTAGTGGCCGACGGCCGAGGAACCGACGGGCGAGCCCTGCTCCGTAAAGGCGAAACGCTCCTGCGCACCGGCGCCTACGCCCGCCGACCAGACGTCCCCTACCAGCGACGCGCCCTCTACGAAGGAGCCTGGCTCGCCCTCGGCTACACCGCCCACGGCAAACTCGACGACGCCTGCGCAGTAACCCGAATGGCCATACCCCGGCTCGAACAGGTCCGCTCACCCCGCAGCACCGCACTGCTCAGCACACTCGCGCAGGAACTCCGCCGACGGAAGCGGAACCACAGCGTCGCCGACCTGCTCCCCGACCTTGAGAACGCGCTCGCGCGACAACCCGCCTGA
- the hutI gene encoding imidazolonepropionase — protein MTTAAGTLLVTGIGELVTNDPTHDGGPLGLLTDAAVLVDGDRIAWVGRSADAPAADCRLDAGGRAGLPGFVDSHAHLVFAGDRASEFAARMAGVRYDGGGIRTTVAATRAASDDELRGTVGRLRREALRQGSTTIEIKSGYGLSVSDEARSLRVAAEVTDETTFLGAHVVPAEYADRPDDYVDLVTGDMLTAAAPYARWVDVFCERGAFDGDQARAVLAAGAAAGLGLRVHANQLGRGSGVAVAVELGAASADHCTHLSDADVAALAGSATVATLLPGAEFSTRAAYPDARRLLDAGATVALATDCNPGSSYTTSMPFCIALAVREMGMTPAEAVWAATAGGARALRRADVGVLRPGARADLLLLDAPSHLHLAYRPGVPLVHHVLHNGAPACLL, from the coding sequence ATGACGACGGCGGCGGGCACCCTGCTGGTGACCGGCATCGGCGAGCTGGTCACCAACGATCCGACCCACGACGGCGGCCCGCTGGGGCTGCTCACCGACGCGGCGGTGCTGGTCGACGGCGACCGGATCGCCTGGGTGGGGCGCAGCGCCGACGCCCCGGCGGCCGACTGCCGGCTCGACGCGGGCGGCCGGGCCGGGCTGCCCGGTTTCGTGGACAGCCACGCGCATCTGGTCTTCGCCGGGGACCGGGCGAGCGAGTTCGCCGCCCGGATGGCCGGGGTCCGCTACGACGGCGGCGGCATCCGGACCACGGTGGCGGCGACCCGCGCCGCCAGCGACGACGAGCTGCGCGGCACCGTCGGGCGGCTGCGCCGCGAAGCGCTGCGGCAGGGCAGCACCACGATCGAGATCAAGAGCGGGTACGGGCTCAGCGTCTCCGACGAGGCCCGGTCGTTGCGGGTGGCGGCGGAGGTCACCGACGAGACGACGTTCCTCGGCGCCCATGTGGTGCCGGCCGAGTACGCCGACCGCCCGGACGACTACGTCGACCTGGTCACCGGTGACATGCTAACCGCCGCGGCCCCGTACGCCCGCTGGGTGGACGTGTTCTGCGAACGCGGCGCGTTCGACGGCGACCAGGCCCGCGCGGTACTCGCCGCCGGGGCCGCCGCCGGCCTGGGGCTGCGGGTGCACGCCAACCAGTTGGGGCGCGGCTCTGGGGTTGCGGTGGCGGTGGAGCTGGGGGCGGCCAGCGCCGACCACTGCACTCATCTGTCCGACGCGGACGTGGCGGCGCTGGCCGGATCGGCGACGGTGGCGACGCTGCTGCCGGGCGCGGAGTTCTCCACCCGGGCGGCGTACCCGGATGCCCGCCGGCTGCTCGACGCCGGTGCGACGGTGGCGTTGGCCACCGACTGCAACCCGGGCTCGTCGTACACCACGTCGATGCCGTTCTGTATCGCGCTGGCGGTACGCGAGATGGGAATGACCCCGGCGGAGGCGGTCTGGGCGGCAACCGCTGGTGGCGCCCGGGCACTGCGTCGCGCCGACGTCGGCGTGCTGCGCCCGGGTGCCCGCGCCGACCTGCTGCTGCTCGACGCACCGTCGCATCTGCACCTGGCCTACCGGCCGGGGGTGCCACTGGTCCATCATGTCCTGCATAACGGAGCACCAGCATGTCTACTGTGA
- a CDS encoding radical SAM protein, translating into MTQTKPPWDWEFDWHLTNRCNFFCEYCHPQIRFVLNRKHLDEPTPDLVVRRFDELGKVCLVHMSGGEPFMFPGFVELCRGLADNHFISINTNLASDDIAEFADRVPAGRVAKIVAAIHQPERELRGLELDAYARNYLILRRGGFDVTALYVLYPPLLGRFAADLDRLRELGVDHIRAKVFKGVHEGIRYPEGYTDEQKALVLANSGEYVFNRPYLDGMLSFRGQACTAGVTSFKVTVTGDVRRCASVPTGYGNLYDGTFRPADVNEPCPAKRVLVLSQCLSYLVDPPVRPELGVDSDDR; encoded by the coding sequence ATGACCCAGACCAAACCTCCATGGGACTGGGAGTTCGACTGGCACCTGACGAACCGCTGCAACTTCTTCTGCGAGTACTGCCACCCGCAGATTCGTTTCGTGCTCAACCGCAAGCACCTCGACGAGCCGACCCCGGACCTGGTGGTCCGTCGCTTCGACGAGCTGGGCAAGGTCTGCCTGGTGCACATGTCCGGTGGGGAGCCGTTCATGTTCCCCGGGTTCGTCGAACTGTGCCGAGGGCTGGCCGACAACCACTTCATCAGCATCAACACCAACCTCGCCTCCGACGACATCGCGGAATTCGCCGACCGTGTCCCGGCTGGCCGGGTGGCGAAGATCGTCGCCGCGATCCACCAGCCCGAACGCGAGTTGCGCGGGCTGGAACTCGACGCCTACGCCCGCAACTACCTGATCCTGCGACGCGGCGGATTCGACGTGACCGCCCTGTACGTGCTGTATCCGCCGCTGCTCGGTCGGTTCGCCGCCGATCTGGATCGGTTGCGTGAGCTGGGTGTGGACCACATCCGAGCCAAGGTGTTCAAGGGCGTCCACGAGGGCATCCGCTATCCGGAGGGCTACACCGACGAGCAGAAGGCGCTGGTGCTGGCCAACTCCGGCGAGTACGTCTTCAACCGGCCCTACCTCGACGGGATGCTCTCCTTCCGAGGCCAGGCGTGCACCGCCGGTGTCACCTCGTTCAAGGTCACCGTCACCGGTGATGTACGCCGATGCGCTTCCGTGCCTACCGGCTACGGAAATCTCTACGACGGCACCTTCCGGCCTGCCGACGTCAACGAGCCGTGCCCCGCCAAGCGGGTGCTGGTCCTGTCGCAGTGCCTGTCCTACCTCGTCGATCCTCCGGTCCGCCCCGAGCTGGGCGTCGACTCGGACGACCGCTGA
- a CDS encoding methionine adenosyltransferase, with translation MQISIRHACVDPDDQPFDVAERKGVGHPDSLADLVADAFSQRYSSWCLREFGAIPNHWVDKVNLVGAAADVRFGGFDILKPADCYLFGKITDQVGDTQVPVEDIFRAVVLDILPTALGDYRILEHLRLHINNTRGTAVDHDPRFYRPDEALDINAVLATESVANDTVVCVGVGRRGLAADLAIRLERRLTSEGFRQVVPGAGTDVKVMVVRIGSALEVTAAVPFHPELVGSWTTYRTALAEAQSTVSAELKSLLDQDPRSRNVTGLSLHLNTKDVPGRGYLAPFGTSLGKGDCGAVGRGNRYSGAIEPLRPASGEAPAGKNPVHHAGKIYTALAAEAAERVLAETSVYAEVTIAARNGGQLDDPAHVLVSVDREVDAATVAEIEEAVRRAVAGAATFASRFLAAEPLARFRNGVPL, from the coding sequence ATGCAGATCTCGATTCGTCACGCCTGCGTCGACCCGGACGACCAGCCGTTCGATGTCGCCGAACGCAAGGGCGTCGGCCACCCGGACAGCCTCGCCGACCTGGTCGCCGACGCCTTTTCCCAGCGCTACTCATCCTGGTGCCTGCGCGAGTTCGGAGCCATCCCCAACCACTGGGTCGACAAGGTCAACCTCGTCGGTGCCGCAGCCGACGTCCGCTTCGGCGGCTTCGACATCCTCAAGCCAGCCGACTGCTACCTCTTCGGCAAGATCACCGATCAGGTCGGTGACACGCAGGTGCCCGTTGAGGACATCTTTCGGGCAGTCGTCCTCGACATCCTCCCGACCGCACTCGGCGACTACCGCATCCTCGAACACCTACGCCTGCACATCAACAACACGCGCGGCACCGCCGTTGACCACGACCCGAGGTTCTACCGCCCTGACGAGGCATTGGACATCAACGCCGTGCTCGCGACCGAGTCCGTCGCCAACGACACCGTCGTCTGCGTCGGCGTCGGCCGGCGCGGACTCGCCGCCGACCTTGCGATACGGCTGGAACGACGGCTCACCAGCGAAGGATTCCGGCAGGTCGTGCCGGGCGCCGGCACCGATGTGAAGGTCATGGTGGTCCGGATCGGGTCGGCGCTGGAGGTCACGGCCGCTGTGCCGTTCCATCCCGAACTGGTCGGCTCCTGGACGACGTACCGCACAGCGCTCGCCGAGGCACAGAGCACCGTCTCCGCCGAGTTGAAGTCTCTGCTCGACCAGGATCCCCGGTCCCGGAACGTGACCGGACTGTCGCTGCATCTCAACACGAAGGATGTGCCGGGCCGCGGCTACCTGGCGCCGTTCGGCACGTCGCTGGGCAAGGGCGACTGCGGTGCGGTCGGGCGAGGCAACCGGTACAGCGGAGCCATTGAGCCGCTGCGCCCGGCGAGCGGCGAGGCGCCTGCCGGCAAGAACCCGGTTCACCACGCCGGCAAGATCTACACCGCGCTCGCTGCCGAGGCCGCTGAGCGGGTGCTGGCCGAAACCTCGGTGTACGCCGAGGTCACCATCGCTGCCCGCAACGGCGGCCAGCTCGACGATCCGGCACACGTCCTGGTTTCAGTGGACCGCGAGGTCGACGCCGCGACCGTGGCCGAAATTGAAGAGGCGGTGCGCCGTGCCGTCGCCGGGGCTGCCACCTTCGCCTCACGGTTCCTCGCCGCCGAGCCGCTGGCCCGGTTCCGCAACGGAGTCCCGCTATGA
- a CDS encoding formimidoylglutamate deiminase, whose amino-acid sequence MPANRAARTRVPAASAARTRWYAEHAWLGGPAPAAGVLIEAEAGRFTAVTAGVAAPPGVPRLAGVTLPGLADAHSHAFHRALRGRTHDDRGSFWSWRDRMYAVAGRLDPDSYLALARAVYAEAALAGVTCVGEFHYLHHDPQGRRYAEPNVMADALAQAAADAGVRLTLLDTCYLTAGVDGAPLTGVQRRFGDADAAAWARRAQAWTPAGDHVRAGAAVHSVRAVPAAGLPVVAGAAAQRGVPLHVHLSEQPAENEACLARHGRTPTALLADAGVLGPRTTAVHATHLTDADVALLGDAGAGVCLCPTTERDLADGIGPAGPLSAAGVTLSLGSDSHAVIDLFEEARAVETHERLRTGRRGHFSPGELLTMASKAGHAALGWADAGRIAVGARADLVTVRCDSVRTAGVDPAGLVFAATAADVTDVVVDGRPVVADGRHLHLDVPAELAAAIRAVTTG is encoded by the coding sequence GTGCCGGCGAATCGGGCGGCCCGGACGCGGGTGCCGGCGGCCAGTGCGGCCCGAACAAGGTGGTACGCCGAGCACGCCTGGCTGGGCGGGCCGGCACCGGCGGCCGGGGTGCTGATCGAGGCCGAGGCGGGCCGGTTCACCGCGGTCACCGCCGGGGTGGCGGCACCGCCGGGCGTACCGAGGCTCGCCGGGGTGACCCTGCCCGGCCTGGCCGACGCCCACTCGCACGCCTTCCACCGGGCGCTGCGCGGGCGGACCCACGACGACCGGGGCAGCTTCTGGTCCTGGCGGGACCGGATGTACGCGGTCGCCGGGCGGCTCGACCCGGACAGCTACCTGGCGCTGGCCCGCGCGGTGTACGCCGAGGCGGCGCTCGCCGGGGTGACCTGCGTCGGCGAGTTCCACTACCTGCACCACGATCCGCAGGGCCGGCGGTACGCCGAGCCGAACGTGATGGCCGACGCGCTCGCGCAGGCGGCCGCCGACGCCGGGGTGCGGCTCACCCTGCTGGACACCTGCTACCTGACCGCCGGGGTGGACGGGGCACCGCTGACCGGGGTGCAGCGCCGGTTCGGCGACGCCGACGCGGCAGCCTGGGCGCGGCGGGCGCAGGCGTGGACACCGGCGGGCGACCATGTCCGGGCCGGGGCGGCGGTCCATTCGGTACGGGCGGTACCGGCCGCCGGGCTGCCGGTCGTCGCCGGGGCAGCGGCGCAGCGGGGCGTCCCGCTGCACGTACACCTGTCGGAGCAGCCGGCCGAGAACGAGGCCTGTCTGGCCCGGCACGGCCGCACCCCGACCGCGCTGCTGGCCGACGCCGGGGTGCTCGGCCCGAGGACGACCGCCGTGCACGCCACCCATCTGACCGACGCCGACGTGGCGCTGCTCGGCGACGCCGGGGCCGGGGTCTGTCTCTGCCCGACGACCGAACGGGACCTGGCCGACGGGATCGGCCCGGCCGGGCCGCTGTCGGCCGCCGGGGTCACGCTGAGCCTGGGCAGTGACAGCCACGCGGTGATCGACCTGTTCGAGGAGGCGCGGGCGGTGGAGACGCATGAGCGGCTGCGCACCGGACGGCGGGGACACTTCTCCCCCGGTGAGCTGCTGACCATGGCGTCCAAGGCGGGGCACGCCGCGCTGGGCTGGGCCGATGCCGGCCGGATCGCGGTAGGTGCCCGCGCCGACCTGGTCACCGTCCGGTGCGACAGCGTACGGACCGCCGGGGTCGACCCGGCCGGCCTGGTGTTCGCGGCGACCGCCGCCGACGTCACCGACGTGGTGGTCGACGGCCGGCCGGTGGTCGCCGACGGCCGGCATCTGCACCTCGACGTACCGGCCGAGCTGGCCGCCGCGATCCGGGCGGTGACGACCGGATGA